One Candidatus Paceibacterota bacterium genomic window carries:
- a CDS encoding aminopeptidase, with the protein MADTYHPNKKTLEKYADVLVNFALNSGKGIKKNDVVRVVVNESAKPLYIELQKAVLKAGGHIIGVYRPDDDRSFNFAKAFYDLANDKQLKYFPANYMKGMVTDVDHNIVIISEADKQALKGVDPKKMMARGQAMKKIHEWLDEKENNGKFTWTLGLYGTPAMAKEAGLSEKEYWKQITKACFLDKKDPIAEWKAVAKELETIRRKLNKLKIEQVHLQGEDVDLTVKIGADRKWAGGSGRNIPSFELFTSPDWRGTNGWIRFNQPLYRYGNLIKDVELEFKNGKVLRSKASKNLKLLQEMINTKNADKVGEFSLTDKRHSRITKFMAETLFDENVGGKYGNTHIALGKAYSNCYNGDITKMKAKDWQKVGFNDSSVHTDIVSTTDRTVTATLQDGSERVIYRNGQFQV; encoded by the coding sequence ATGGCAGATACGTATCATCCAAATAAGAAAACACTAGAGAAGTATGCTGACGTTTTAGTAAATTTTGCTCTGAATAGCGGCAAGGGTATTAAGAAAAATGATGTGGTGCGTGTCGTTGTTAACGAGTCTGCAAAGCCGCTGTATATTGAACTTCAAAAGGCTGTATTGAAAGCCGGTGGGCATATTATCGGTGTGTATCGGCCGGATGACGATCGATCGTTTAATTTTGCAAAAGCTTTTTATGATCTGGCCAACGATAAACAGCTGAAGTATTTTCCGGCAAATTATATGAAAGGTATGGTTACCGATGTCGATCACAATATTGTGATCATAAGCGAAGCAGATAAGCAGGCTCTAAAAGGTGTTGACCCAAAGAAGATGATGGCTCGCGGGCAGGCGATGAAGAAGATCCATGAGTGGCTAGACGAGAAGGAAAATAACGGGAAATTTACCTGGACACTAGGCTTGTACGGCACGCCGGCAATGGCGAAAGAAGCGGGTCTCTCAGAAAAAGAGTATTGGAAGCAGATCACCAAGGCTTGTTTTCTCGACAAAAAAGACCCTATTGCTGAGTGGAAAGCCGTGGCAAAAGAGCTCGAAACGATTCGTCGAAAGCTCAACAAGCTTAAGATCGAGCAGGTTCACCTTCAGGGCGAGGATGTTGATCTTACCGTGAAAATAGGTGCAGATCGGAAGTGGGCCGGAGGAAGCGGGCGCAATATTCCAAGCTTCGAGCTTTTCACGTCGCCTGATTGGCGCGGGACGAACGGATGGATCAGATTCAATCAGCCACTCTACCGTTATGGCAATCTTATTAAAGATGTAGAGCTCGAGTTCAAGAACGGCAAAGTTCTTAGAAGCAAGGCGTCTAAGAACCTGAAACTTTTGCAGGAAATGATCAATACAAAAAATGCAGATAAAGTGGGTGAATTCTCACTGACCGACAAGCGTCATTCGCGCATTACCAAGTTTATGGCAGAGACGCTGTTTGACGAGAATGTGGGCGGCAAGTACGGTAACACCCATATTGCGCTCGGAAAAGCATACTCAAATTGCTATAACGGCGACATCACAAAAATGAAGGCGAAGGATTGGCAGAAGGTCGGGTTCAATGATTCTTCGGTTCACACGGATATTGTCTCAACAACAGACAGAACGGTCACCGCAACACTCCAGGACGGGAGCGAAAGGGTGATTTATAGGAACGGGCAATTTCAGGTCTAG